In Carassius auratus strain Wakin unplaced genomic scaffold, ASM336829v1 scaf_tig00216991, whole genome shotgun sequence, one DNA window encodes the following:
- the LOC113099657 gene encoding ras-related GTP-binding protein D-like, whose amino-acid sequence MTSERKYNEADGENEALLFDYYDDDDVFDTFTDGDCGCDEGVLGFSDPFSSEVKPRILLMGLRRSGKSSIQKVVFHKMSPNETLFLESTNKICREDVSNSSFVSFQIWDFPGQIDFFDPTFDYEMIFRGTGALIFVIDSQDDYVEALSRLHLTVTRAYKVNPDINFEVFIHKVDGLSDDHKIEKQRDIHKRANDDLADAGLERIHLSFYLTSIYDHSIFEAFSKVVQKLIPQLPTLENLLNIFISNSGIEKAFLFDVVSKIYIATDSSPVDMQTYELCCDMIDVVIDISCIYGLTGDEAGAPYDKESMAIIHLNNTTVMYLKEVTKFLALVCFIREESFERKGLIDYNFHCFKKAIEEVFDVRLKVQRSRKLLSQRRWSRQTVPNGTQVPPH is encoded by the exons ATGACAAGCGAACGGAAATACAATGAAGCGGACGGAGAAAACGAAGCGCTGTTGTTCGATTATTATGACGATGATGATGTTTTCGACACATTCACTGACGGAGACTGCGGCTGTGATGAAGGAG TGCTGGGCTTCAGTGATCCGTTCAGCAGTGAGGTGAAACCTCGGATCCTGCTCATGGGCCTGAGGAGAAGTGGCAAGTCTTCCATTCAGAAAGTTGTATTCCACAAGATGTCACCCAACGAGACGCTCTTCCTGGAGAGCACTAATAAGATTTGTCGGGAGGACGTTTCCAACAGTTCCTTCGTCAGCTTCCAAATCTGGGACTTTCCGGGTCAGATTGATTTCTTCGACCCCACATTCGACTATGAGATGATATTTCGCGGCACAGGGGCTCTCATCTTTGTCATAGACTCTCAG GATGATTATGTGGAAGCATTGAGTAGGCTTCACCTCACCGTGACAAGAGCCTACAAGGTCAATCCTGACATCAACTTCGAAGTGTTCATCCACAAGGTGGACGGCCTTTCAGATGACCACAAAATTGAGAAACAGAGGGACATACACAAACGAGCCAATGATGATCTAGCTGATGCTGGGTTAGAAAGAATACACTTAAG CTTCTACTTGACAAGCATCTATGATCATTCAATCTTTGAGGCCTTCAGTAAAGTTGTGCAGAAACTCATCCCTCAGCTTCCCACCCTTGAGAATCTGCTCAACATTTTCATATCT AACTCAGGGATTGAAAAGGCTTTTCTCTTTGATGTGGTCAGTAAGATCTACATAGCAACCGATAGCAGCCCGGTGGACATGCAGACCTATGAATTGTGCTGTGACATGATAGATGTGGTTATCGACATCTCGTGCATCTATGG GTTGACTGGAGATGAGGCAGGAGCTCCCTATGATAAAGAATCTATGGCCATTATCCACTTAAACAACACAACGGTCATGTACCTAAAAGAAGTCACCAAATTTCTTGCCTTGGTGTGTTTCATCAGGGAAGAGAGTTTTGAGAGGAAAG GACTTATCGACTACAATTTCCACTGTTTCAAGAAAGCCATAGAGGAGGTGTTTGACGTGCGCTTGAAAGTGCAGAGGAGTCGGAAGCTTCTGAGCCAGAGGAGGTGGAGCAGGCAGACTGTGCCAAACGGGACTCAGGTGCCGCCTCACTGA
- the ankrd6a gene encoding ankyrin repeat domain-containing protein 6, whose translation MDALKDLTYCNTSASVQPQSQQTLQMFSVCTADSCCEFTWSHITVTQRQGADGGLEDGHQTALHRAAVVGNRDAISALIHGSCALDLQDKEGNTALHEVSWHGFSSCVKLLVKAGADVQVKNKAGNTPLHLACQNGHSQTARVLLLGGAMPDSKNNAGDTCLHMAARYNHLAMIKILVASFCSVAEKNQIGDTALHVAAALNHKKTVNLLLEAGADVNIKNNAGHTALDRARDNNNRDLAILLAKSNQVQRFARGRTVRKRRDVLRAQRRTQSLPRVHSSREKDCTEVAEDTNNSDQVHQTERKTATLSPGTRRKIRSPRRQLEHVFRREYQLHERGSPSQRIKPSSPSSQEEEEAPGRVYQLYTLYRDKDGQIKQAPANDCHCKPLIKTLENKLKAAKMEIRSEIHTVQEEINCRLGRIEHKNKHQIKVLEKLTQERVLAEGMECHYRINQRATLERMEGERKQQVAASNAVKSWCMSKIQDLEVRMPAETQNYKLLRSPSVDQSLVDSDPEGLPLLSLISEGSSSSLATYVNVLPSPGAGPNNDGKSLEFGDARGRRYFEMKLNGSSGEYRNLAAPSMVKHKPLSRKLATADPKWHRAEEQEVDVSKCRSDKGDELCDSSGSSSLSTSSKRFNTSDTEPAPGPAQQHSRHLKERIQAHHAQTLQSNTMKTLEVTFTQERANLHAMEVTQRFFETVSTQLERWYERKIQEAQKVAEEKALQDRASLLERISILEEELQKLRTNTNTNS comes from the exons ATGGATGCTTTAAAG GATTTGACCTACTGCAATACCTCTGCTTCTGTGCAGCCACAAAGCCAGCAGACTCTACAGATGTTTAGCGTGTGCACTGCT GACAGTTGCTGTGAGTTCACCTGGTCTCACATAACAGTCACACAGAGGCAGGGGGCGGACGGCGGCCTGGAAGAT gGTCATCAGACAGCCCTGCACCGGGCAGCTGTTGTGGGAAACCGTGACGCTATCTCTGCCCTCATCCATGGAAGTTGTGCACTTGATTTACAAGACAAG gAAGGAAACACTGCTTTGCATGAGGTATCATGGCATGGATTCAGTTCATGTGTAAAGTTATTGGTCAAAGCTGGGGCCGATGTCCAAGTGAAAAACAAA GCAGGAAACACACCTCTACATCTAGCGTGTCAGAATGGACATTCCCAGACCGCTCGAGTGCTACTACTAGGTGGAGCGATGCCCGACAGCAAAAACAAT GCAGGTGACACATGTTTACACATGGCTGCACGCTACAATCACTTGGCCATGATTAAGATCCTCGTGGCTTCTTTCTGCTCCGTGGCTGAGAAAAACCAG ATAGGAGACACTGCGCTTCATGTCGCTGCTGCCCTAAATCACAAGAAAACTGTCAATCTGTTACTGGAAGCAGGAGCTGAcgtaaacatcaaaaacaat GCAGGCCACACCGCTCTTGACAGAGCCCGGGACAATAACAACCGAGATTTGGCTATTCTGTTAGCAAAATCCAATCAG GTGCAGCGGTTTGCTCGTGGAAGAACTGTGAGAAAACGAAGAGATGTCTTGCGGGCCCAGAGGAGAACTCAGTCCCTCCCCAGAGTTCATTCCTCCCGAGAGAAG GACTGTACTGAAGTGGCAGAAGACACAAACAACAGTGATCAAGTACATCAAACTGAACGGAAAACAGCAACTCTGAGCCCCGGCACCAGGAGAAAGATCAGGAGCCCAAGAAGACAG TTGGAACATGTGTTTCGGAGAGAGTATCAGCTCCATGAAAGAGGATCTCCATCCCAGAGAATAAAACCCAGCAGCCCCAGCTCTCAGGAGGAAGAGGAAGCTCCTGGAAGAGTCTATCAGCTTTATACACTATACAGGGATAAAGATGGACAGATAAAGCAG GCTCCTGCGAATGACTGTCATTGTAAGCCCCTCATTAAAACTCTGGAGAATAAGCTGAAAGCCGCAAAGATGGAGATACGGTCAGAAATTCACACTGTCCAAGAGGAGATCAACTGCAGGCTGGGCAGAATAGAGCACAAAAACAAGCACCAG ATAAAAGTTCTTGAGAAACTCACACAGGAGCGTGTGTTGGCTGAGGGGATGGAGTGTCATTATCGAATCAATCAGAGAGCTACCCTGGAACGCATGGAGGGCGAGAGAAAACAG CAGGTAGCTGCTTCCAACGCTGTGAAAAGCTGGTGCATGTCTAAGATTCAGGATCTTGAAGTGCGAATGCCTGCAGAGACACAGAACTACAAACTTCTGCGCTCTCCATCTGTGGATCAGTCTCTGGTGGATTCAGACCCCGAGGGTCTCCCGCTGCTGTCGCTCATCTCTGAGGGGAGCTCCAGCTCGCTGGCCACTTACGTCAATGTGTTACCCAGCCCAGGAGCAGGTCCTAACAATGACGGGAAAAGTCTTGAATTTGGGGACGCACGTGGGAGGAGATACTTTGAGATGAAGCTGAACGGTTCTtcag GGGAATATCGTAACCTGGCAGCTCCTTCAATGGTCAAACACAAACCTCTATCACGGAAGCTGGCGACTGCTGACCCCAAGTGGCACCGAGCAGAAGAGCAGGAGGTTGATGTCTCAAAGTGCAGGTCAGACAAAGGGGATGAACTGTGTGACAGCAGTGGCAGCAGCAGCCTGTCCACATCCAGCAAGCGTTTCAACACCAGCGATACAGAACCAGCACCCGGCCCGGCCCAGCAACACAGCAGGCATCTAAAGGAGAGGATTCAAGCACATCACGCACAAACCCTGCAGAGCAACACCATGAAGACCCTGGAGGTCACCTTCACCCAAGAGCGGGCAAACTTGCACGCCATGGAGGTGACACAGCGTTTCTTTGAGACGGTCTCCACACAGCTGGAACGCTGGTACGAGAGGAAGATCCAGGAAGCGCAGAAGGTGGCAGAAGAGAAAGCTCTGCAGGACAGAGCCAGTCTACTGGAGAGGATCAGCATCCTGGAGGAAGAGCTACAGAAGCTTCGCACTAACACTAATACAAACTCTTGA
- the LOC113099658 gene encoding gap junction alpha-10 protein-like, which translates to MGDWNLLGSILEEVHIHSTIVGKIWLTILFIFRMLVLGVAAEDVWVDEQSEFVCNTDQPGCKNVCYDQAFPISLIRFWVLQIIFVSSPSLVYMGHALYRLRALEKERHRRKIQLRAELEETEGLLEEHKKLEKELRKLEEQRKVRKAPLRGSLLRTYIIHILTRSVVEVAFIIGQYILYGIGLDPLYKCERVPCPNSVDCYVSRPTEKTIFMVFMIVIGGVSLFLNLLEISHLGVKKIKQTLSGLQLVEDDSLCKTKHSTIQQLCVMTDMSPHKNPQLKTFIPQGQTDPPLFLTSAYMGSSNNMLQHNSFAAATLPVSCITQQPRQMRQPSQGMIHELHSQGSMELLEDRENRDKHLESSNGSERDVRPLNSGHLGPEGHMEIPACLRNALHRPSRVPDLGDNTVESSESDFCPPNRKASFMVRMPSDSISGSPSCPSTRSSESELGSLNDLPMNPPPGGGRRMSMASRNK; encoded by the coding sequence ATGGGGGACTGGAACTTGTTGGGGAGCATTTTAGAGGAGGTTCATATTCACTCCACAATCGTGGGTAAAATCTGGCTGACCATCCTGTTCATATTTCGGATGCTGGTTCTCGGCGTGGCGGCCGAGGATGTTTGGGTGGACGAGCAAAGTGAGTTCGTCTGCAACACGGACCAGCCGGGATGCAAGAACGTTTGCTACGACCAAGCATTCCCGATATCGCTCATTCGCTTTTGGGTACTGCAGATCATTTTTGTTTCCTCGCCTTCGCTGGTATACATGGGACATGCTCTGTACCGACTGAGGGCTTTGGAGAAAGAACGGCACAGGAGGAAAATCCAGCTGAGAGCTGAACTGGAAGAGACGGAAGGCCTCTTGGAGGAGCACAAGAAGTTGGAGAAGGAACTGAGGAAGCTAGAAGAGCAGAGGAAAGTTAGGAAGGCTCCTCTGAGGGGCTCCTTGCTGCGCACATATATAATTCATATCCTTACCAGATCAGTGGTGGAAGTGGCGTTCATTATAGGACAGTATATCTTATATGGGATTGGACTGGATCCTTTGTACAAGTGTGAGAGGGTGCCTTGCCCAAACAGCGTGGACTGTTACGTCTCCAGGCCGACAGAGAAGACCATCTTCATGGTTTTCATGATTGTCATCGGAGGGGTTTCGTTGTTCCTGAACCTCTTGGAAATATCCCACCTGggggttaaaaaaattaaacagactCTAAGCGGTCTCCAGCTCGTCGAGGACGACAGTCTTTGCAAAACCAAACACTCGACCATTCAGCAACTGTGCGTAATGACGGATATGTCTCCCCACAAAAACCCGCAGTTGAAAACTTTTATTCCGCAGGGGCAAACGGACCCTCCACTGTTCTTAACCAGTGCTTACATGGGCTCGAGCAACAACATGTTGCAGCACAACAGTTTCGCTGCGGCCACCCTCCCGGTGTCCTGCATAACCCAGCAGCCCAGGCAAATGCGCCAGCCTAGCCAGGGAATGATCCATGAACTGCACTCCCAAGGGTCCATGGAGTTACTAGAGGACCGGGAAAACCGTGACAAGCATCTAGAGAGTAGTAACGGCTCGGAGAGGGATGTTAGGCCTTTAAACTCGGGTCATCTGGGTCCTGAGGGTCATATGGAAATACCAGCCTGCCTTCGCAATGCTCTGCACAGGCCCAGCCGTGTGCCAGACCTGGGAGACAACACAGTGGAGTCCTCCGAGAGCGACTTCTGTCCGCCCAACAGGAAAGCCAGTTTCATGGTCCGTATGCCCTCAGACAGTATTTCCGGCAGTCCATCATGTCCCTCCACAAGGAGTTCAGAGTCCGAGCTAGGCTCACTCAACGACCTGCCCATGAACCCACCACCAGGGGGAGGACGACGGATGTCTATGGCAAGTAGAAACAAATGA